The Bacillota bacterium nucleotide sequence GGCGCGGTGGCCGCGGGCGCGCAGCGCCTCCAGCAGCGCCGGAGCGGCGGGATCGGCCCGGCGGTGGGGCAGCGCCCGCTCCAGAAAGAGCGCCAGCAGGCGCTCCTCCTCCGCCTCGTCGGGCGGCAGTCCGGCCAGGGCCATGGCCACCCGGATCTGCTCGCGCTTGGAGAGGACGAAGCTCCCGGCCTCCGTGGTGGTGAAGCGGTAGGCCTCGCCCATCAGGCTCGCGCCCTCCGGCCCCCTCCGGCCGCGGGCCCGCAGCGCCTCCTCGACCGCCCGGTTGCCGGCGGGGAAGCCCGTCTCCTGGCCCAGCAGCAGGGTGCCGTCCATGTCGAAGGCGAAGGTCAGGCGGTCGCCGGCGGCCCCCGAAAGCCCGTTCACTCGGCAGTTCGCCTCCCGCGGTGTTATGATTCCGGATGCTGGCAGAGCATGCTGGACGGCTGCGGCCGTCGTTGCGGGACTTCTTCGCGACGCGAGGCGAGCCCTACGAACCCGGTCTTCCCCTGGCGCGGCATGCAGCCCTGGCAGAGAAACCTCTACGTGCTCTGGCTCGGAGACCTGCTGGTCGCCGCCGCCTTCTCCCTGGTGATGCCGTTCCTGCCGCTCTACCTGGAGCAGCTGGGCGTCCACCGGGGCGTGGCGCGTCTCTCCGGTCTCATCCTTTCCTCCGCCTTCGTCGCCACCGCCCTGGCCTCGCCCCTCTGGGGCGCGCTGGCCGACCGCTTCGGCCAGCGGCCGATGCTGCTCCGCTCCGGCCTCTCGCTGGGCCTCATCTACCTGCTGATGGGCTTCGCCCGCGACGCAGGGCAGTTCTTCGTGCTGCGCACGCTCTTCGGCCTGCTCTCCGGCTTCATCCCGGCGGCGACGGCGCTGGTGGCGGGCAACACGCCGCGCGAGAAGATGGGGGCGGCGCTGGGCACGCTGCAGACGGCCAACGCCGCCGGCAACATCGTCGGACCGCTCTTGGGCGGCCTCCTGGCCCAGCTCATCGGCATCCAGGGCACCTTCTTCGTCTCGGGTGCCGCGCTCTGGATGGCCACGCTCCTCGTCCTCCTTTTGGTGCGCGAGGAGTTCCATCCCTCCGGCAGCCGGCAGTCGCTGGCGGCCGACCTGCGCCAGGCGCTGGGGGTGCCGGCGCTGCGCACCGTCTACGCGCTCCTCTTCTGCCTCCAGTTCGGTGCCATGGTCATCGCCCCCGTCTTCAGCCTCTTCGTCGCGCGCATCGTGCCCGGCGCCGCCGAAGCGGCCACCGGCCTCCTTTTCTCGCTCTCGGGCCTGGCCGAGATCAGCGCGGGGTCGCTCTCGGCCCGCATCGGCCAGCGCCTGGGCTACGCCCAGACGCTGGCTCTGGGCTTCGGCCTGGCGGCGCTCTTCGCCCTGCCCCAGGCCTTCGCCCGCAGCTTCGTCCAGCTGGCCGTCCTGCGCACCTGCCTCGGCTTCGCCTTCGCCCTCACCATCGTCTCCGGCAACGTCCTCATGGGGCTGCACAGCCCGGCCGGCTTCCGCGGGCGAGCCTTCGGCCTGCTCAACTCGGTCAACGCGCTGGCGGCGGTGGTCGCCTCCTCGCTGGGCGGCTGGGTGGCGGACCTCTTCAATCTGGGGACGGTCTTTCTGGTGGCGGGCGTCGTGGCGACAGCGGGGCTGGCGCTGGCCGTCGGCCGCCGGGCCGTGCTGGCGCCGGGCCGGGCGGCGGGAGGGGAGGTCTCTGCCTAGCCCGCCGGGATCGGGCCGGGCGGGAAGGCTCCATCCGGTCACGAGGAGGGAAGCCGATGACGGATGAACGAACCGGAACCCACCTGCGGGCGCTCCGCCTGCCGGAGCGGCTGCTCATGGGGCCGGGCCCCAGCCCGGTGCCCGCCCCCGTCCTGGAGGCGCTGGCGTTGCCCACCGTGGGGCACCTGGATCCGGCCTTCCTGGACGTGATGAACGAGACCATGGACGGGCTGCGCGTCCTCTTCGGCACGGAGAACCCGCTCACCATGGCGCTCTCCGGCACGGGCAGCGCGGGCATGGAGGCTCTCTTCGTCAACCTGGTCGAGCCGGGCGACAAGGTGCTGATCGGCGTCAACGGCCTCTTCGGCGAACGCATGGTGGACGTCGCCCGCCGC carries:
- a CDS encoding alanine--glyoxylate aminotransferase family protein, with translation MTDERTGTHLRALRLPERLLMGPGPSPVPAPVLEALALPTVGHLDPAFLDVMNETMDGLRVLFGTENPLTMALSGTGSAGMEALFVNLVEPGDKVLIGVNGLFGERMVDVARR
- a CDS encoding MFS transporter translates to MLWLGDLLVAAAFSLVMPFLPLYLEQLGVHRGVARLSGLILSSAFVATALASPLWGALADRFGQRPMLLRSGLSLGLIYLLMGFARDAGQFFVLRTLFGLLSGFIPAATALVAGNTPREKMGAALGTLQTANAAGNIVGPLLGGLLAQLIGIQGTFFVSGAALWMATLLVLLLVREEFHPSGSRQSLAADLRQALGVPALRTVYALLFCLQFGAMVIAPVFSLFVARIVPGAAEAATGLLFSLSGLAEISAGSLSARIGQRLGYAQTLALGFGLAALFALPQAFARSFVQLAVLRTCLGFAFALTIVSGNVLMGLHSPAGFRGRAFGLLNSVNALAAVVASSLGGWVADLFNLGTVFLVAGVVATAGLALAVGRRAVLAPGRAAGGEVSA
- a CDS encoding haloacid dehalogenase-like hydrolase, which codes for MNGLSGAAGDRLTFAFDMDGTLLLGQETGFPAGNRAVEEALRARGRRGPEGASLMGEAYRFTTTEAGSFVLSKREQIRVAMALAGLPPDEAEEERLLALFLERALPHRRADPAAPALLEALRARGHRAGVATAAPADVAEPELHAAGLDRSIDFLLTFREAGAPKGTPGYARALRRLAGPGPLVMVGDSETDVLAGRLAGAVTVLVERGPYRGLEPDHRVRGLEEILPLAGELAAGRA